From a single Ignavibacteria bacterium genomic region:
- a CDS encoding T9SS type A sorting domain-containing protein has protein sequence MKKILAIFLFVFCIVIQAQNIPTNGLVAYYPFNGNANDASGNGHNGTVNGAQLTTDRNGTPNSAYEFGGSGQNINVPHHEELNPTGTGYSVSVWVNIYPGFSVGDIMRKLNDSFTETFGIRYHDPNSYPNYGLTFTTQRNLVDYTANIFPTPPLNQWEHIVGINDGLKLRIFRNGVLVSTSPSFAVPNQPYNNTAPLQFGSTNYSFRGKIDDIAIYNRVLSTSEVRYLYDGTTPPEPTTSADSWKMQITTTIQSLFDQLNHAGVDTNATEGYDPALDTPNPPTPPGNYIDAYFYHPEWNSPLGSKFASDIKKSTNLSDTVKRWFFEVESNVTNQNVTLNFTGTNIPAKFGRYLTDMLTGERINLKNTNSYTYLNSSTSPRKFQLIIGDSTSPAVSNIIPKGDEIWRSNTQKTVSWTMSDGTGIDSVFLYSSNDNGTNYTRFASIGNLSNYNWSIPQEYLNNGYRVKTIVKDSLGNQNEIASPLAFTVVGDSLLTQSIAGWNLTGTPLSPNDTTLTGILGDDITTSPYFVWGYTLATGYTLPLGMSFGTGYWLGLLNNHTWDVRGTAVESDSIGQSLNLGYNLIGTKYVREVSKDRMTFVKSGTSYNFYQAVTAGLISNAIFGYNGSGYVAKDTMSLFGGYWLGVLQEGVTLYQKPVSTQLPISKGNQETELFTENNWRLRLNAESGTQSDNITEIGVTETATAGYDTEYDAARPPVPPVDKFIEIYSEVSGTGYPQFLGNKYARDFKNTPNWTIKVKKGNTGSNEVTINWNRNELGNLPDGMRITMTDLATGQSIDMRRDSSYSFTYSEERTFQINGTATGIEDAVTAPTDFSLSQNYPNPFNPSTKIRYSLPEESRVKITVYNSLGEIVKVLTNETAQRGWYETTFEATQIPSGIYFAKIEAQSIQSNKQFIQTIKMLLIK, from the coding sequence ATGAAAAAGATACTCGCAATATTTCTGTTTGTATTCTGTATTGTGATACAGGCACAGAACATCCCCACGAATGGTCTGGTAGCGTATTATCCATTTAATGGGAATGCGAATGATGCATCTGGAAATGGACATAATGGTACCGTCAATGGAGCTCAGCTAACAACGGACCGTAATGGGACACCAAATTCAGCTTATGAGTTTGGGGGTAGCGGACAAAATATTAATGTACCCCATCATGAAGAGCTTAACCCGACAGGAACAGGGTATTCCGTATCTGTTTGGGTCAATATTTATCCGGGCTTCAGTGTTGGAGACATTATGCGTAAGCTGAATGATTCCTTTACCGAAACATTTGGAATTCGCTACCATGATCCCAATTCATATCCAAACTATGGGCTCACATTCACAACCCAACGGAACTTGGTGGATTATACCGCGAATATATTTCCAACTCCACCCTTAAATCAATGGGAACACATCGTTGGGATTAATGATGGTTTAAAATTGAGAATCTTCAGGAATGGAGTTTTGGTTTCAACCAGTCCAAGTTTTGCTGTACCAAATCAACCATATAACAATACAGCTCCATTACAATTTGGATCCACAAATTATTCCTTTCGTGGAAAGATTGATGATATAGCAATTTACAATCGGGTATTGAGTACCTCAGAGGTCAGATATCTTTACGATGGTACGACTCCACCTGAGCCCACCACATCCGCAGACAGTTGGAAAATGCAGATAACAACAACAATTCAAAGTCTGTTCGATCAGTTGAACCATGCTGGGGTGGACACAAATGCCACAGAAGGATATGATCCGGCGTTAGATACACCGAATCCCCCAACCCCTCCGGGGAATTATATTGATGCATACTTCTATCACCCTGAATGGAACTCACCATTAGGAAGTAAATTTGCATCAGACATCAAAAAAAGTACTAATTTATCCGATACAGTAAAGAGGTGGTTCTTTGAAGTTGAATCGAATGTCACAAACCAGAATGTTACCCTGAATTTTACAGGTACCAACATTCCTGCGAAATTTGGCAGGTATCTTACGGATATGTTAACGGGCGAAAGAATAAATCTTAAGAATACCAATTCGTACACCTACTTAAACTCATCAACATCCCCCCGCAAATTCCAATTGATCATTGGAGACAGCACTTCTCCTGCAGTTTCGAATATTATTCCCAAGGGAGATGAAATCTGGAGGAGTAATACCCAAAAGACAGTCTCCTGGACAATGAGTGACGGAACAGGAATAGATTCAGTCTTCCTGTATTCAAGCAACGACAATGGCACAAACTACACACGGTTTGCCTCAATAGGAAACTTATCAAATTACAACTGGAGTATCCCACAGGAATATCTGAACAATGGTTACCGTGTAAAAACAATAGTCAAAGATTCCCTCGGAAACCAGAATGAAATCGCAAGTCCACTTGCATTTACAGTTGTCGGGGATTCATTACTTACACAATCAATAGCAGGATGGAATCTTACGGGTACTCCTCTCTCACCAAACGATACAACCTTGACTGGAATACTGGGAGATGATATAACTACAAGTCCATACTTTGTCTGGGGATATACTCTTGCAACAGGATACACCCTTCCTTTGGGAATGTCATTCGGAACAGGTTACTGGCTTGGACTTCTGAACAATCATACATGGGATGTAAGAGGAACGGCAGTCGAATCAGATTCCATTGGACAATCCCTTAATCTTGGATATAATCTTATAGGTACCAAGTATGTAAGAGAAGTATCGAAAGACAGAATGACATTCGTTAAGTCGGGAACTTCTTACAATTTTTATCAGGCGGTAACAGCAGGATTAATCTCTAATGCAATATTTGGATACAACGGAAGTGGCTATGTGGCAAAGGATACAATGTCATTATTCGGAGGCTACTGGCTCGGAGTATTACAGGAGGGAGTGACACTGTATCAGAAACCTGTAAGTACACAACTCCCCATAAGCAAAGGGAATCAGGAAACTGAACTCTTTACGGAGAACAACTGGAGACTCAGACTTAATGCAGAGTCCGGAACACAAAGTGACAACATAACAGAGATCGGTGTAACAGAAACAGCAACTGCAGGATATGACACAGAATATGATGCAGCAAGACCCCCGGTACCACCTGTAGACAAGTTCATAGAAATCTACTCAGAAGTAAGCGGTACAGGTTATCCTCAGTTCCTTGGTAACAAGTATGCCAGAGACTTCAAGAACACACCTAACTGGACAATCAAGGTTAAGAAGGGTAACACCGGAAGCAACGAAGTAACGATTAACTGGAACAGGAATGAACTTGGTAATCTACCTGACGGAATGAGAATAACGATGACAGATCTCGCCACAGGTCAATCGATTGACATGAGGAGAGACAGCAGTTACTCATTTACTTACAGTGAAGAGAGAACATTCCAAATAAACGGGACAGCGACGGGAATAGAAGATGCAGTAACAGCACCAACGGATTTCAGTTTAAGTCAGAACTATCCGAATCCATTCAACCCAAGTACGAAGATTCGTTACAGTCTCCCTGAAGAGAGCAGAGTAAAGATTACAGTTTACAACTCACTTGGAGAGATAGTAAAAGTCCTGACGAATGAAACAGCACAGAGAGGTTGGTACGAAACAACCTTTGAAGCGACACAAATACCGTCAGGAATATACTTTGCAAAGATTGAAGCACAGTCGATACAATCGAATAAGCAGTTTATCCAAACAATCAAAATGTTGTTAATTAAATAA
- a CDS encoding T9SS type A sorting domain-containing protein: MKNLLKTILLVFVPALILATISAKEGTQWRANSTQSNSAIKMNSVEDIDWISISEKNGTFPVSPASQGFDTILVYSASHDFFSAWREDWTINPAKTYLLKVTGIFGGAGGQPEFDAAFRLASPNIPMNEFWSASFRPRRPDNDVYNLDHTYYYTLNAPDGLIWIAFADPVYGDNSGTMNLSLYELRETGNTGSFSNWKMQINTSVQSLFDQLNYAGVDTNATEGYDPALDTPNPPTPPGNYIDAYFYHPEWNSPLGAKFASDVKKSTNLSDTVKRWFFEVESNVTNQNVTLNFTGTNIPAKFGKFLTDMLTGERINLKNIDSYTYLNSSTAPRKFQLIIGDSTSPAISNLIPKGDEIWRSNTNKTVSWTMSDGTGIDSVFLYSSNNNGTNYTEFASIGNISNYNWSIPQEYLNNGYRVKTVVRDSLGNQNEIASPLAFTVVGDSLATGSPIGWSLFSTPLESYNLSKSSIFDDDITGNPYFVWGYKLSEGYNFATDINFGTGYWLGLLAHSPWDVRGLAVENDSTLQTLLTGYNIIGTKYVRPVKKNDLRFIKAGQNKSFDDAATAGWITNSIYEYSGGGYVATNQLGLFNGYWLAALVDGVEMVQKPTTTQVTDLADSNPEKQFTADNWNIKIAVESGNLVDRSLSLGVSENATIGFDTQFDSPRPPVPPAGNYVEIFSEVTGSSYPQFLGNKYAIDYRPVDAAAWNLKVKMNNQANQTVTLRWNRSALATLPDSVSVKLTDFITGSQVDMKTDSVYSFTYTGERNFVVNTTLTDINADANIPSEFVLQQNYPNPFNPGTIVRFSIPQESKVTITVYNSLGEAVGMIRNEILSSGWYESEFRADNLPSGIYFAKLEAISSNDKFVRTIKMLLLK, encoded by the coding sequence ATGAAAAATTTGCTAAAAACCATTTTATTGGTTTTTGTTCCGGCGCTGATTTTGGCCACAATCTCTGCCAAGGAAGGAACACAATGGAGGGCAAATAGTACGCAAAGTAATTCTGCGATTAAGATGAATTCAGTTGAAGACATCGATTGGATAAGTATATCTGAAAAAAATGGAACATTCCCGGTTAGTCCTGCTTCTCAGGGATTCGATACAATACTTGTCTATTCAGCGAGTCATGATTTCTTTTCGGCATGGCGTGAGGACTGGACAATCAATCCTGCGAAAACCTATCTATTGAAAGTTACGGGAATTTTCGGAGGTGCCGGTGGACAGCCTGAATTTGATGCAGCTTTTAGATTAGCCTCTCCAAATATACCGATGAATGAATTTTGGAGTGCTTCATTTAGACCCAGAAGACCTGATAACGATGTCTATAATTTAGATCACACTTACTACTACACTTTGAATGCACCCGATGGTTTAATCTGGATTGCTTTCGCCGATCCTGTATACGGGGATAATTCAGGTACAATGAATCTAAGTTTATACGAATTGCGCGAAACCGGCAATACAGGAAGTTTTTCCAATTGGAAAATGCAGATCAATACTTCTGTTCAAAGCCTTTTTGATCAACTCAATTATGCTGGTGTGGATACTAATGCCACCGAAGGATATGATCCGGCACTGGACACTCCCAATCCACCAACCCCTCCGGGAAATTATATAGATGCATACTTCTATCATCCCGAGTGGAATTCACCTTTGGGTGCCAAGTTCGCGAGCGATGTAAAGAAATCAACCAATCTTTCTGATACAGTAAAGAGGTGGTTCTTTGAAGTTGAATCGAATGTCACAAACCAGAATGTTACCCTCAATTTTACAGGAACCAACATTCCTGCAAAGTTTGGCAAGTTTCTGACAGATATGCTTACGGGTGAAAGAATAAATCTTAAGAATATCGACTCGTATACTTACTTAAACTCATCTACTGCACCCAGGAAATTTCAGTTGATAATTGGCGACAGCACTTCTCCTGCAATTTCGAATCTCATTCCAAAGGGAGATGAAATCTGGAGGAGCAATACCAATAAAACTGTTTCCTGGACAATGAGTGATGGAACAGGAATAGACTCTGTCTTCCTTTATTCAAGCAACAACAATGGAACAAACTATACAGAGTTTGCTTCAATCGGAAACATATCAAATTACAACTGGAGTATCCCACAAGAATACTTAAACAATGGTTACCGTGTAAAAACAGTTGTGAGAGATTCTCTCGGAAACCAGAATGAAATCGCAAGTCCTCTTGCATTTACAGTAGTCGGGGATTCCCTCGCTACCGGTTCTCCGATTGGATGGAGCCTTTTCTCAACTCCTTTGGAGTCGTACAATTTAAGCAAATCTTCAATTTTTGATGATGACATAACCGGTAATCCTTATTTTGTGTGGGGCTACAAGTTATCTGAAGGTTATAATTTTGCAACCGATATCAACTTCGGTACGGGGTATTGGTTGGGTCTCCTGGCTCATTCACCTTGGGATGTTAGAGGATTGGCAGTGGAGAATGACAGTACTCTCCAAACATTACTTACCGGCTATAACATAATAGGCACTAAATATGTTCGTCCTGTTAAAAAGAATGATCTCAGGTTCATCAAAGCCGGACAAAATAAAAGTTTTGATGACGCGGCGACAGCAGGTTGGATCACAAATTCGATATATGAATATTCCGGTGGAGGGTATGTTGCTACAAATCAGCTTGGACTGTTTAACGGTTATTGGCTGGCAGCACTTGTAGATGGGGTTGAGATGGTTCAAAAACCGACAACAACTCAAGTGACAGATTTAGCAGATTCCAATCCCGAAAAGCAGTTTACTGCAGATAATTGGAATATAAAAATCGCAGTTGAATCGGGAAACCTGGTTGATCGTTCCCTTTCGTTGGGAGTTAGCGAAAATGCAACGATCGGCTTTGATACTCAGTTCGATTCTCCCAGACCTCCGGTTCCTCCTGCAGGTAATTATGTAGAGATTTTTTCCGAAGTGACGGGAAGCAGTTACCCCCAATTCCTGGGTAATAAATATGCGATAGACTATAGACCTGTTGATGCAGCGGCATGGAATTTAAAAGTTAAGATGAATAATCAAGCTAACCAGACCGTCACTCTTAGATGGAACAGATCTGCACTTGCCACACTTCCTGATAGTGTTTCAGTCAAACTGACTGATTTTATTACCGGATCACAAGTAGATATGAAAACGGACAGCGTTTATTCATTCACATATACAGGTGAGCGTAATTTTGTTGTAAATACTACACTTACTGATATAAATGCAGACGCAAACATTCCATCAGAATTTGTGTTGCAACAAAACTATCCAAATCCGTTCAATCCAGGCACAATTGTGAGATTCAGTATTCCCCAGGAATCGAAGGTCACTATTACTGTGTACAATTCTCTTGGTGAGGCAGTAGGAATGATCAGGAATGAAATACTGAGCAGTGGATGGTATGAAAGTGAATTCAGAGCGGACAATCTGCCAAGCGGAATTTATTTCGCTAAACTCGAAGCAATTTCATCAAATGACAAGTTTGTCAGAACAATCAAAATGCTTCTGTTAAAATGA
- a CDS encoding sodium:alanine symporter family protein, which produces MEILNIIESSVKAAAGFVWGWPLIILLFGTHLYLTVRTGFIQKYIFKAIKISFQKDEGAAGDVSQFGALATALAATIGTGNIVGVSTAIVAGGPGAVLWMWLTGIFGIATKYSEALLSVKYRVHTESGYAGGPMYVLERGLNMKWLGVIFAALTAIAAFGIGNMVQANSIAHLSSDTLGINPHIAGVVMALFTALVILGGIKSIAKVCEALVPFMAIIYIIGCVVLLIVNFSTLGDTFIKIFESAFTGNAAIGGFAGAAMKEVVKAGISRGLFSNESGLGSAPIVAAAAQTRNPVRQALVSSTGTFWDTVVVCALTGLVVVNSGFWTEKGLNGSALTSEAFGHVGIIGPIFLTFSLLTFVFSTILGWSYYGEKAAEYLFGEKVLLPYRILWVIFVYVGSVQTLDLVWDFADLANGLMAIPNIISLIMLTKILKSETEKYIHEVE; this is translated from the coding sequence ATGGAAATCCTGAACATTATTGAATCTTCTGTAAAGGCAGCTGCCGGATTCGTCTGGGGATGGCCCCTCATCATTTTGCTGTTTGGCACTCACTTGTATCTGACCGTAAGAACGGGATTTATCCAAAAATACATCTTTAAGGCGATCAAAATCTCCTTCCAGAAAGATGAAGGAGCGGCGGGTGATGTCAGTCAGTTCGGTGCCCTGGCCACGGCTCTTGCAGCCACCATCGGAACGGGTAATATCGTCGGCGTTTCCACTGCCATTGTTGCAGGCGGTCCCGGAGCTGTCCTTTGGATGTGGCTGACGGGTATTTTTGGAATTGCAACAAAGTATTCAGAAGCACTTCTTTCTGTAAAGTACCGTGTTCACACCGAATCTGGATATGCAGGCGGACCGATGTATGTTCTCGAGAGAGGTTTGAACATGAAGTGGCTCGGAGTAATTTTCGCAGCTCTTACCGCTATCGCAGCATTTGGTATCGGAAACATGGTTCAGGCAAACTCGATCGCCCATTTAAGCAGCGACACCCTTGGAATCAATCCCCACATCGCAGGTGTTGTGATGGCGTTGTTTACTGCACTCGTTATCCTCGGAGGAATCAAATCGATCGCGAAAGTTTGTGAAGCACTCGTCCCATTCATGGCGATCATCTACATTATCGGATGTGTCGTTTTGCTCATCGTCAATTTTTCGACACTCGGTGATACCTTCATCAAAATTTTTGAATCAGCATTTACCGGAAATGCAGCCATTGGAGGATTTGCCGGCGCTGCAATGAAAGAAGTGGTAAAGGCAGGTATTTCAAGAGGACTTTTCAGCAATGAATCCGGTTTGGGAAGTGCGCCTATTGTAGCCGCTGCAGCCCAAACGAGGAATCCTGTTCGCCAGGCACTTGTCTCCTCCACAGGTACATTTTGGGATACAGTTGTTGTTTGTGCTCTCACAGGTCTTGTGGTGGTAAACAGCGGATTCTGGACAGAAAAAGGACTTAACGGCTCGGCTCTCACGAGCGAAGCCTTTGGGCATGTAGGAATAATCGGTCCGATTTTTCTCACATTTTCACTTCTGACATTCGTTTTTTCGACCATTCTCGGCTGGTCATACTACGGTGAAAAAGCTGCCGAATACCTCTTTGGAGAAAAAGTACTCCTCCCCTATCGAATCCTGTGGGTAATTTTTGTTTATGTAGGGTCGGTTCAAACCCTCGATCTCGTCTGGGATTTCGCCGATCTTGCCAACGGCTTGATGGCAATCCCGAATATCATCTCCCTCATCATGCTGACCAAGATTCTGAAATCGGAAACGGAAAAATATATTCATGAGGTGGAGTGA
- a CDS encoding glycoside hydrolase family 9 protein, producing the protein MHLNYLSLLIFFTLSIPLFPQSVIRINQLGYQPDAIKVAVLMSADGLVPNEFTIQDIFTGKTVFSSKVIKPTGSLGNFKETARLDFSKLTKEGTYQIISGDTKSPNFRISDTIYNSTADYLLYYMRQQRCGYNPYLKDSCHTHDGFPVYSEDAPSSSSVINPESSKIIPDTSYLIPEIIPNTSYLIPAIGGWHDASDYLQYATTSATAAYQLLLAYKRNPQAFGDWFDKNGDPGANGLPDVLDEAKWGLDWLNRMYPGGEEMYQQIADDRDHQMFRLPTEDSVNYGKGLERPVYRVTGKPQGLLKYKNRSTGVASIAGKFASTMALGSELLQKYDPEFAAVLHKKALEAYEFGKKYPGVSQTAPCKAPYFYEEDNWVDDMELAAAQLYSVTGSKNYLDDAIKYGKMEEITPWIGADTASHYQWFPFINLGHWLLAGNKTDSSDQFAKFYRLGLEKLYNCGVKDPFFIGVPYIWCSNNLVSAAMTQAKLYHELTKDQKYLEMEAALRDWLFGCNPWGTSMIVGLPKWGDFPVDPHSAFTHVYNYPVDGGLVDGPIYSTIFGKLIGIHLAEPDEYARFQPGRAVYHDDWGDYSTNEPTMDGTAGLAIYLSSLYKTAESAKDAKKKSVESLKSASFVFHSTYFNGAIIRMDSARKNIALVFTGHEFADGYKTITSTLNKFGIKGNFFFTGDFYRNPDYSEIIRDLKNSGHYLGAHSDKHLLYNSWEKRDSTLITRLQFEKDVIDNYKEMAKFGISKDDAPFFLPPFEWYNREIAAWTEGMGLKLINFTPGTKSNQDWTIPSGSYYYSSDSLYNSIINFESKSRSGLNGFLLLMHFGTHPERTDKFYFKLDELILYLKQKGYNFVAL; encoded by the coding sequence ATGCACCTGAACTATTTATCGCTTCTCATTTTCTTTACTCTCTCCATTCCCCTCTTCCCGCAATCCGTCATCCGGATAAACCAGCTTGGGTACCAGCCAGATGCAATAAAGGTTGCGGTCTTGATGTCTGCAGATGGACTCGTCCCCAATGAATTTACCATACAGGATATTTTCACGGGGAAAACCGTTTTCTCATCAAAAGTGATAAAACCGACAGGTTCCCTCGGAAATTTTAAGGAAACTGCCCGTCTCGATTTTTCAAAGCTGACCAAAGAAGGTACATACCAAATAATCTCGGGTGATACAAAATCCCCGAATTTCAGAATTTCCGACACCATTTACAATTCAACTGCCGATTACCTCCTCTATTACATGCGGCAGCAAAGATGCGGCTACAATCCATATCTAAAAGATTCCTGCCACACTCATGATGGCTTTCCCGTCTATTCCGAAGATGCCCCCTCTTCAAGTTCAGTTATCAATCCCGAATCTTCAAAAATAATACCTGATACCTCATACCTAATACCTGAAATAATACCTAATACCTCATACCTAATACCTGCTATCGGTGGCTGGCACGATGCTTCCGACTACCTTCAGTACGCCACAACTTCCGCTACTGCAGCATATCAGTTGTTGCTGGCGTACAAAAGAAATCCGCAGGCGTTTGGTGACTGGTTTGATAAAAACGGAGACCCGGGAGCAAATGGACTCCCTGATGTTCTTGATGAAGCGAAGTGGGGACTCGACTGGCTGAACAGAATGTACCCGGGTGGTGAGGAGATGTATCAGCAAATCGCAGATGACCGCGATCACCAAATGTTCCGGCTCCCGACTGAGGATTCGGTGAACTACGGCAAAGGACTCGAGAGACCCGTTTATCGTGTGACGGGTAAACCACAGGGATTGCTTAAGTACAAAAACAGATCGACGGGTGTTGCTTCAATTGCAGGAAAATTTGCATCGACTATGGCACTTGGTTCTGAATTGTTGCAAAAATATGACCCTGAATTTGCAGCAGTACTTCATAAAAAAGCCCTCGAAGCTTATGAATTCGGAAAAAAATATCCCGGAGTCTCCCAAACAGCCCCTTGCAAGGCACCTTATTTTTATGAGGAGGATAACTGGGTAGATGACATGGAACTGGCAGCAGCCCAGCTTTATTCGGTGACCGGATCTAAAAACTATCTCGATGACGCAATCAAGTACGGGAAAATGGAGGAGATTACTCCTTGGATTGGGGCGGACACTGCATCGCATTACCAGTGGTTTCCTTTTATCAATCTTGGGCACTGGCTTCTTGCGGGCAATAAAACGGATTCTTCAGATCAGTTTGCAAAGTTTTATCGTCTTGGACTCGAAAAACTGTATAACTGTGGAGTGAAAGACCCGTTCTTTATCGGTGTCCCATACATCTGGTGCTCGAACAACCTCGTTTCTGCGGCTATGACTCAGGCAAAACTGTATCACGAACTCACCAAAGACCAAAAATATCTTGAAATGGAGGCAGCACTTCGGGACTGGCTTTTTGGGTGCAATCCGTGGGGTACAAGCATGATTGTCGGACTTCCGAAGTGGGGCGACTTCCCCGTCGATCCTCATTCCGCTTTCACTCATGTTTACAATTATCCTGTAGATGGCGGACTTGTCGATGGTCCGATTTATTCAACCATTTTTGGTAAACTGATCGGAATCCACCTCGCCGAACCCGATGAGTACGCACGGTTCCAACCCGGCAGAGCTGTCTATCATGACGACTGGGGCGATTATTCAACCAATGAACCTACCATGGACGGAACGGCAGGTCTTGCGATTTATTTGTCGTCTTTATATAAAACCGCAGAGAGCGCAAAGGACGCAAAGAAAAAATCCGTTGAATCCCTAAAATCCGCCTCATTCGTGTTCCATTCGACCTATTTTAATGGGGCCATTATCAGGATGGACAGCGCAAGGAAGAATATCGCTTTGGTGTTCACAGGACATGAATTTGCAGATGGATATAAGACCATAACTTCGACCTTAAATAAATTTGGTATCAAAGGAAATTTCTTCTTTACGGGAGATTTTTATAGAAATCCTGATTATTCTGAAATCATCAGGGACTTAAAAAACTCGGGTCACTACCTCGGTGCTCACTCGGATAAACATCTTCTTTACAATTCATGGGAAAAGCGGGATTCCACTCTCATTACCCGGCTGCAATTCGAGAAAGATGTGATCGACAATTACAAAGAGATGGCAAAATTTGGCATATCAAAAGATGATGCTCCATTTTTTCTGCCTCCCTTTGAATGGTATAATCGGGAGATAGCTGCTTGGACAGAGGGTATGGGACTGAAACTTATCAATTTCACTCCAGGGACCAAATCGAATCAGGACTGGACGATTCCATCCGGTTCCTACTATTATTCCTCCGATTCACTTTACAATTCGATTATTAATTTCGAGAGTAAATCCCGTTCCGGACTTAATGGATTTCTGCTTTTGATGCATTTTGGTACCCATCCTGAAAGAACAGACAAGTTTTATTTCAAATTAGACGAATTAATATTGTACCTTAAACAAAAAGGTTATAATTTTGTTGCATTGTAA
- a CDS encoding thioredoxin fold domain-containing protein, whose amino-acid sequence MFAKVRIPEKLKPGNYKLSLNVEYQACNDHSCLAPNSAATTVTIRVGKKESVVTETNSAAFAASGLAYIDKSADEEAAKKDSVKKAEAERDSLAEIDSLKALEEKDSVALDSYSSKDSATVSESKDDDVSSTLEKSGLFFSLLFVFLGGLALNLTPCVYPLIPITIGYFGGQAEGKTSRLALMGFLYVMGIAITYSIIGVITALTGGILGSLLQEWYVLVIISLIFVGLALSQFGFYEFKLPDSLMNMAGGAKSGLFGAFFMGLTLGIVAAPCIGPFVLGLVTYVAKIGNVLTGFLLFFFLAVGLGTPYFILALFSGKIKSLPRAGMWMEGIKHIFGVIMIGMAIYFVLPLLPKEWSGYLLPVYIIISVPYLAIFDPLDEKMKAFRIFKYALSVVFIGLAVWWFPANASGSEGAKLKFETYTDSSFTAAKGQKKIIIDFYADWCIPCKELDAITFVDPKVVGVGKSFVSFKADLTKSGDDKVKKLVKDFNIKGVPTILIFNEKGEEVYRLTGFVNGEEFLKLMKKAE is encoded by the coding sequence ATCTTTGCAAAAGTTAGAATTCCGGAAAAACTGAAACCCGGCAACTACAAACTGTCATTAAATGTGGAATATCAGGCTTGTAACGACCATTCTTGCCTTGCTCCGAACTCAGCAGCCACAACGGTAACAATTCGTGTCGGTAAAAAGGAATCTGTTGTAACCGAAACCAACTCAGCAGCCTTTGCCGCTTCAGGACTGGCATATATTGATAAATCAGCCGATGAGGAAGCCGCAAAAAAGGATTCAGTTAAAAAAGCGGAGGCTGAAAGAGATTCACTTGCAGAAATCGACAGCCTGAAAGCTCTCGAAGAGAAAGATTCTGTCGCTCTCGATTCCTACAGCTCGAAAGATTCTGCAACTGTAAGCGAATCAAAAGATGACGATGTCTCCTCCACTCTCGAGAAAAGCGGACTCTTTTTTTCACTCCTTTTTGTGTTTCTCGGAGGGCTTGCGCTAAATTTGACTCCCTGCGTATATCCTCTGATACCGATAACAATCGGATATTTCGGCGGTCAGGCTGAAGGAAAAACCTCCCGACTCGCTCTAATGGGTTTCCTTTATGTGATGGGAATTGCGATTACATACTCGATTATCGGCGTGATTACCGCCCTGACAGGTGGAATCCTCGGCTCGCTCCTGCAGGAATGGTATGTACTGGTAATAATTTCTCTGATTTTTGTTGGGCTTGCCCTCTCGCAGTTTGGATTTTACGAATTTAAACTCCCCGATTCCCTCATGAATATGGCAGGTGGAGCAAAATCGGGACTTTTCGGTGCATTCTTCATGGGTCTTACCCTTGGAATTGTAGCCGCTCCCTGCATCGGACCATTTGTTCTCGGACTCGTAACCTATGTCGCAAAAATCGGAAATGTCCTGACAGGCTTCCTCCTTTTCTTCTTCCTTGCTGTGGGTCTCGGTACTCCCTACTTTATCCTCGCGCTCTTCTCAGGAAAAATTAAAAGTCTTCCGAGAGCCGGAATGTGGATGGAAGGAATCAAACATATATTCGGCGTGATAATGATCGGTATGGCAATTTACTTTGTACTTCCTCTCCTTCCAAAAGAGTGGTCGGGATACCTTTTGCCCGTTTACATCATCATCTCGGTTCCATATCTTGCAATATTCGATCCTCTCGACGAAAAAATGAAAGCATTCAGAATTTTCAAATATGCGCTCTCTGTCGTTTTCATAGGACTCGCTGTATGGTGGTTCCCTGCAAATGCATCGGGAAGTGAAGGTGCAAAACTGAAATTTGAAACCTACACCGACAGCTCATTCACCGCTGCCAAAGGTCAGAAGAAAATTATTATCGACTTCTATGCCGACTGGTGCATCCCCTGCAAGGAACTCGATGCCATTACATTTGTCGATCCCAAAGTGGTCGGAGTAGGAAAGAGTTTTGTCTCCTTCAAAGCAGACCTTACCAAGTCGGGTGACGATAAGGTCAAGAAACTCGTCAAAGATTTTAACATCAAAGGTGTTCCTACCATCCTCATCTTCAACGAAAAAGGTGAAGAGGTCTATCGCCTCACCGGCTTCGTAAACGGAGAAGAATTCCTCAAACTGATGAAAAAAGCAGAGTAA